The genome window ATTCTTCCCAGTGTGGTTGTCTCACTACCATCCCTTAAATTCATAACCAGTGTTTCCCAACCCGGGTCACATGAATGCCCTCCCCAGGTTGGAAGAATGTGTGTGGAGGGAGGGTACTTTGGTGACCTTTCTGCTCTTGTGTGGCCTCTGGTTTTCCTGGAGTTTACAGttgattttgtcttttctctttcgtCCCATCTACTATCTTCCTATGCTTTCTCTTCTCCACCTCAGATGTTCTACTGGGTGTCTCATTTGACCCCAGGGAGGTCTGGCTCAGGTATGCTCTGGCCCCCTCATAACTGCCCAGGACTTCTGTCATCACCCAATATTTCCTGGGCCccacctcttcctctttctgggtTTATATCCTAGCTCTAGCTGAAGCACATCCTTAACTAACTCTCTAAAGAATGCACACTAAAGAATCCTTCATATGTTAGCAAACCTATTCAGGCTGGATTGGCCTGATCTGGAATTCCACGTTGAACATAATGTCCCTCAGAGTTTTGAAGCCATTGCGATTTTGTTATCTTCTTGACATCCAGTGTGCTGTAGAGAGGCCTGATGCCACATTCCTTTTCCCTTGGGAGCTTCAGGCCTCTTTTGAGCCCCAGGGGCCTGAAGTCACATCGTGAATATCATCTCTTATGCTAGGCACTTGCCCAGTGGAGGTCTGGGTCTTCAGCTCTGGGAGATTTtctggtattatttctttaataacttttttctcctctattttcttcatttgctcaGATATTTGACCTATATTTGTCTTCTGAatctcatcaattttttttctttctttctctttttgtttttctctctggaagACTTCCTTGACCTTGTTTTCCAACACTCCTATCGATTCTTTTTGGTAATtttagtaattctatttttaactgccaggtactctttttgttttctgatggcTCCTTGTTCATAGTACCCTGTTCTTGTTTTAAATCTTCTTCTATCCCTGAGAGGACACTGATtagattttttcctaatttttattgaTTCCCTGCACTGTCTCTGTTTCCTCTAGAGTTGTTCTCCCTCTTGTCTGCATTAGAGTCTTTTCTAGATGCCTAGTTTTCTGGTCACGTGGTCCTAGGGAAGCACTGTTGAGAGTGGGGCTTATCAACTGGCAGGTTTGGGGTGATCAGGAAGGAGCTACCCTGAGCACCCCCAGAAGCCTATGGTGAAGACCCTTTCCCCGGGTGCTTCTCCAGGGGAGCAGGTCCATCTCCCTGGTCCTTGCCTTTCTTAACACATACTCCATCATCATCACGTTGACTCTCAGGGAGGAGGGATGACCACGAGTCTCTAACACAGGGGGGGGTAGGTGGTCAGGGAGGAGAACTACCAAGTGTGCCAGTGTTCTGTGAGAAGCAGCAACAGCTTGAGGCCATGCTGTAGCACAGGCAAGGATCTCTCATGACTCAAGCTGGGCTGCACTGGGCTCCAGGCCTGTCTGTGCACCTCCTCGCTCCACTGAGGCTGAGCCTGACGGCGGGAGTGGGGGAAGTGGCTCTAGGCATGCTTATGGTGCAGCCTGGCTGCTAGGCCCTCCTCCCATACCCTCCTCCTGCCTGAACACAACCTCTCTGGACAAAGCAGGGCCATCAGGCCAGGCAGGAATGGGGCTCATGACTGCTGGAAGCAGAGCAATCGGTATGGCTCCAGGATGCCACCTCTGAGTTGTGGGCCTCACCTCCCTGGGTTCATCAGCTGAGATGGGGCTGACCTAAGGTCTTCTGGGGAGGCAGGACACCAACCCCAGAGCCGGAGGCATCTCAGGGTTCCAGGGAGGCTGGTGCTAGCCTGTGGTCATCCTTACGTCGTGGATGTGGAGACAGACCCAGAGCTGGCCAGCAGCTTCCCCAGCCACTCCACAAAGTGGTATTGGGCCCACATCTGATCCTGGGACTACCAGACCCCAGGGCCTACTAGCCCAGGGAACAATAGGCTTGGACCAAGGATGAGGTGCAGGGGGTTCAGGGAGCCCAGGGCATGGGGGTGTGTGCTCAATAGCTGGCCAGCTGTGGGGAGAACAGCTGCCCCTCAGCTGTATCTGTCTTAGGCTTGGGGCCTGTTCTGGTCACCTGGGGCAGTAGCAGGGGTTCTTAGGCCCTGTCCTCTGGCCTCAGCTGGCGGTCATGCTCACCTCCCCTCACTAGGCCCACCCAATGCCCTTGTCTGAGGAGTGAGGCTGATGGTCATCCCCTTGCTGTGCTATTGGATGTCATGAGATCTCAGGAAGTCTTGTGCCTAGAGAAGTCCCGGGAGGCCAAGGGCCCtatctctcccctctccctccctgttccCTGGTACAGGCCCAACATGGACTGACAGGGCCTTGATGGGAGACATGCTTGGCCAAGAAGCCCCGCACAGCCTCAAGACACCAGTGCTGAAATGGGCATCCTTGGGCCACGACCCTGCTCAGGGATGTctggtgtccaccttgccctGGCCCTCTGCTCACCCACTTCTGGGGCACCCCACCTTTGTGTGAGGCTGGCTGCGCTTCAGATTGGCCTTAGGTTAGTCCCAGGCTGGTTCTCAGCTGCCTGTGATCTGAGAGCCTCGCACATGGCCTAtgtgatgatgaggatgatgatggtgTTGGTGACAACGATCTGGGCTTCCACAACTCACTTTCCATTCAAGATCCTGGCCAGAGGTCCACAGGGTGGTCTGGGGGGCAGCCTACTCAGTGTTTGACCACCGGCTCCCGAACAGCCTCTTTAGCAAAATCATCGTTTTTCTTTTGACCTACGCACCATTTGGGGGtcaccttccctccagccctccaAGGGACAGCCACTCTCTGTCCATTCTGGCAGTGTGCTTTCAGCAGGACAGTGGCCTTCTCTGACCCTTGGTTTCCTTTTCGTTAAGTGGGGGTTCAGGTGACCTCTGCAGGGCCACTGTGAGGATGAGGATGGCAATAGTCACACGCAGCAGGTGGCCTGTGTGCTCTGATCACAAGCCGAGCTTGTATTTCTTTAAAGGGCCAGATCCTGAACAGTTTCAGCTCTGTGGGCCACACCGTGTGTGGGAACTCCTCTACTCAGCCATTGTAGTGCTAAGCAGCACCATAGACACCCAGGTGTGGCCATATGCTGATAACCCGTTATTTACAAAGACAGGTGGTGGCTGGTGGGCTGGTTTGTCGGATGCCAATGGAACAGGAGCCGTGAGGACCCATTGGTTCAGACGAGGGTTTCACTCTGGTCACCTGGACATGGTGCCCTGGCCGGTGGTGGCCAAAATGGGAGCATCTCATCACTGCCTCTGGAAACCCTCATCCCCTGGAAAGGGCCAGATCTCGTGGCCCTGCCCACTTGTCTCTGTCCAGGGACACTCACCAGCCCTCACTGGGCTTCTCCATGGTCTGAGCAGgtgctgcccctccctccccaccccagctgagTTACAAAGCCCCTGAGCCCCCTTCATTCTTTACACCCTTCCCGAGGCCTGACTGCCCTGGTCAGGAGTGTTCGCGAGAGCTCAGCTGCCCTAGGACAGATGAGGTAGGCTGCAATCCAGCTGCTCCCGCAGGACTAGGGCTGATCTGAGTCAGACCGCCGAGAGGCAGGAAGGACTGGCTGAGCCCAGAGGGCAAGGGGACGGGGGCCTCCCGAGACCTGCACTTGTCTTTTCATAGTAGAATAAATCCTACTCCTACAGAAGCCACCTGCCTGCCTTGTCGGTGATGTTTGACAAGTGCCCAGGTCTCCAGAGCACGTGGGGACACGCCCTCCTGTCTTCTCCCATTGCAGTGCAGCCCTGCTTCCTGGCAAGAGCTCTCCATGTCTGTCCAGCCGCATCACAGCAGCCCTCTGCTGTGTGGCCGGCTCACCCACTGTgccctgacccacccaggctcTGGCAGCCGAAGGCCCAACAGTGTACCCCTAGAGTGCGCACCGTGTGTTCCTGTAACACGCACCTGTGTGCTACTACAGCATGCACCCTGAGTGTGCGTTCCCATAGCATGCACCCCAAGGGGTGCATGTTTCCTACAGTGTGTACCCCAAGTGGGTGTTCCTATAACACGCACCCTCAGCGGGTGTTACTATAGCGTGCACCCCAGGTGTGCGCAGAGGAGTGCACTTCTGCACTGTGTCTGCCCTGTTGGAGGCTGATGCTCTGGCCTCGCAGGGATGGTCAGCTTCTGGCAGGTATCAGGTGTAGGGtcctgggaggaggtgggatgTGTTGGGGTGGGCAGGACCCAATACTGTTGGTCCTGCCAGCTAGGCGCCCAGTCCTGGATAGGAGCTGGCAATGGGAAAGGGTCAGGGAGGCCAGATGGGCATGGTGGTGGGTGTGTGGCAgtgcaggccccaggccccagcgcTGGGAGGGCCCCACTTCTGAGCTGTCCCCTTGGGGCAGGGCAGGCCATTTGGCCACCAGCTGATTCCTCCTTAACATCCTCTGGGGACTTGAGCCCGTGCTGGCCGCCAGATTGAATTAGTTGAGGGACCAACTGATGAGCAGTTGTGGAGACAGATTCTCCAGGTAATTAGGCAGTGGATGTTTGTTAGGGGTctggtggaggggggtgggggatgctagCTGAATCCCTGGAGTCAGGGGGGTGTCCTGCACCCTGGGCAGGTTTTCAGCCGAACAGAGCTTCCAGATGCTGGCATCATCAGCCCTCCGTGTGGGACtccttggggcgggggggtggcagCAAGGGATATGAGCGTCAGGCAGAAACATGGGCTGGGCAGGGTGAGGTTTCAGAGCCCTGTGGTCCAGCCGCTCAGCCTTGACCAAGGATGGATTCCCAAGGCGTGGTCACAGGGCTGAGGATCCCCCCCATCAGGAGGTCTGCTGGGACACTCACCCTGGCAGTGGGCTCTGGTGCTCCTCCCCTGGCAGCTCCTGATGTCTGGGGCCAGGTGGGGATTCCATGGCCCCCTAAATCTCCCCCCGACATATGGCACATGCCATGCAGCAGGGTGACCACCTAGCCAGCCTGCTCCTTGACCATAAGTGTTAGACGCCGGGGACCGGTCTGCTCACAGTGCTCACAGTGTCCAGCGCTGCCCCTATTGTGGGGTATCCCCTCAGGAGCACACCCTTAGTGTGAGCTGTGCATCCAGGGCCTCTGGCCCTCAGGTGGGCCAGCCCCTCCTCCAGCAGCCTTGGTTTCTTTGATTTGAAAGGGACCCAGCGCCCTCCCAGGTGCTGTGTTAGCTGAGAAATTCAAGGGGGGGACCATAGCTTAggttcgggggtggggggaatggtaAAGTGGAGATGGGGGAGCTTTAACTCCACTGCCAAGCAAAGCCTTTTAGCAATTGCTCACCGTGGGGTTTGGAATCCTATGAGTCCCGGGACTGTGAGCAAATGGCCTCCCTCCTAAACATCATTTCCTCcctgtaaaataggaaaataaaataggccTCTAGCAGGATTCAGCGTCTACTCTTGGCACTGAGTCCGCTGCACACTGAGTGCATTCAGGAGGCTGCTGCTGCTCGCTCCGCCTgcgctgggcctcagtttcccccgcAGCAGGCAGCTTGGCCTGCTGGAAGTGCTCGGCCCCGGGTCCAGTGCTCTCCCTCCCCGGCAGGTGACCTTGCCTGCTATCGACCTGGCCTGCCCCTGCAGCTGCCGCCCCAGAAGATCAATGAGGAGTGGGGCCTCGAGGGCATGGCTGGCAGCAGGAGGTGCAGGCCGTCTTGGGGTGGGCTGCCCCCCGGagctgctgccccctcccccaccgctgcccccacccccgggcgcCAAGGAAGGGGCTGGGAAACTCCAAGGGCGGGCACGCTGCCTCCTGCGCATGCCTGTGGGGTGGAGGACAGACGGAAGGGGGTGTGGGAGGGCGGTGGCAGGTGGAGGGGGCGGGCTGGCAGGGGACAGGAAAGGGTGAGTGCGGCGCTGCCGGGGTGCCTGACCCTGTGCGGTGTGTGGACGCCACCAGCCCCCTACCCCCGCCCAAGGCTATTTCTGGCCTTGGTGTGCTGAGCTGTGGCCTCTTGTTCTGCTGTTTAACTGTGGTCTGTGACGTGACCTTTCTGGGGACGTTCTAGGTGATCGAGAGGGTCCTGAGCTGACCAATGTCCTGGCTGTACTACAGctgcccagcccccgcccccagcctacTCACCCCAGTCTCCTGGGGGCGAGGGGGGCAGACAGCCACTCAGAGCCTCCCTGGAGATGCCCCCCCAACCACAGATGGCACAGGAgggagccaggtgcccctggtgccGCCTGCACGCTCGCACCCAGTGGCTGCCCTTCAGGCTTGGGCTTGACATGCCCCCTGGACCATTTCGGATGGGAGCAGGCCAGGGATTAACTGCTCTctatctcagtttccttttttttttttttaaagattttatttatttattcaagagaggagacacacggagagaggcagagacccaggcagagggagaagcaggctccacgcagggagcccgatgcgggactcgatcccaggaccccgggatcacgacctgagccgaaggcagatcctcaaccactgagccacccaggctcccctctacctcagtttcctaatctgtaaaatgggtttgtGATATTGTAAAGAAAATTGATTCTTAGGCTGCTCCGACTCACGCCTTCTATGCCAACGAGTAGACCCTCGTACCGCCCCATGGCAGCGGGGAGGCCCAAGGGCACTGACCGGGGCTCTGGGCAAGCAAGATGCCAGCCCTGCGCTGTACCTGTGGCCTCACAGCAGTGGGAGAGGGCGGCGGAAGTGCCCCGTAGGACTCGGGGGCTGCACACCTACATCCCTCAGCCCAGGCTAGGGGACCCCGAGAGAAGTAGAGGCCAGGGAGCACAGCAAAGGCCCCCTGGGTGCCTACAGCCTCTGGCAATCCCTGCTCCCGAGCTGCTGACCTCAGCAGCTGCCTGCCCGCCCACTGGCTCCTGCGGCTGCTCGTGAGTCCCCAGAAGCCTCCCACCCTTCTCCTCCctgttcctcctgcctccccttcctcccccacaccCTGCAGTGACCATGAAGGAGAACCCGGGCCCTTTGCTGCCCggagggtggggcagggcaaGCAGTACAGGTGCTGTTTGGGGCCACTCCCAGGCCCATTGGGATTTGGGCTCCAAGGCCTCATCAGCTGTCATTCCTGCCCCATCTGGCTGCCTTAGTGGGAGAGGCCCTGAGCGGAATCCAGTCACTGCTCCCTCCACAGCCTCCCAGGCAGGAGTGGCCTGTCCTCCCCCAACGGTGGCCCTTGGGCCATCTCCACTGCTCCTGAGGCCGACCTGAGCTGAGGAGGGCGCTCCTCCCGTGACCCCATGGACCTCTCCATGGGCGGGGCGCTGGAGAAGACCCCTGCCAGGGCCATTCTGTGCTGAGGCCTAAGGAAAGAAGGGGCAAGAATCTGCCCCAGGGATGGCAGGAGAGGGACTGGTTTGGGTTTGTGGAAGTTCAGGAGGCCAGGCGGCCTGGTGGGGGGGCGTGCCTTGCTGTGTGAGCCAGGGCTGCGGCGGGGCTCGCCGCCTCGCCTCGTGTTTGGAGTGGAGTGCTCGCTGAGAGCAGGAACCACTGAGGCTGGGCACGAGTGGGAggtggggctgaggggaggggctAGGAGGACAGATTGGGGGatgggccaggtggggaccaggtggGGAAGGGTGCTCTTTAGGGTTCAGAGGGGTCAGATGAGTGACTGGGTCCAGCCCCAGGGTGGGGTCAGGGATGGCCATCCTGCAACCTGGCAGGGCCTCCTGTGTCCCTAGGGCCCCTGCTGTGAATATGAACACAGGCTGCAAAGTTGGGTTTGATTATCTCATAAAAAAGATGCCCCCTCTGCTTGCTCAGCGGAGGGGTTGCCATGGAGACCAGCAGGCAGGCCCCAAGGGGGGCCAGGCTGGAGCCAATTACCGTGGCTGCAGCGAGGAGAGAGCCCACCGCTGGCCGCTGCTCTGGCAGCAGGCCTGTGCAGAGGGACCGACCCTCACAAGTTGGTTTCTGAAAAGCAGCTGGCTCAGCGGGAACGGAGCTATGTCTGTGCCTGACGCCCCATTCCCGGCAGGGCCGAGCCACACGGCTGCTCCGCCACTCAGCCCCCTGGCGTGGCTCAGCCCGAGCCCGGCTTGGGCCATCCTTGCAGTGGGTGTAGCCCCAAGCACGTGGCTTACGGCCTCCTGGGGGCTCCGGCTGGGGAGGGCTGGAGGCCGGAGGAGCCGCTGGTTCTGGTGAAGTCGGCTGAACCTGACACCAGCCCAGCTCACGGACCACGGCGGCAGGCCTGGCCGCCACCGGACCACTTGGCCGGTGACCTGGCAGGCGTGGTCACGGTGGGTGGCTGCTGGTATCGCCTGGCTGGCGGGGTGGCCCGGTTTGATGACTTTGGCACGGTTGTGACGCAGCATGATTGGTGACGTGGCCCATCCGTGGTGGTGAGGTCCAGAGCCCGGCCCGGTGAGTACCTGGGGCCCCCATCCCACCCTGCCCCACGTCTTCCTCTCCCGTGAGTCCTCAGGGACAGGAAGTGCTGTGTTCATAGCATAGTTACATCCCATGACAGGTGAGCGCTGGTGACAGCTGGCATAATCAGGCCCGACTTTCCTAAGAAGCCCCATAAGGAGAGAGCCTGGAGAGGATGTCAGCAGTTTAAATGGAACAGCAGGCTGAGGGGGCCCCCTCACAGCCTCCTGTGCGTGGCCACCGGGGAagggcgccctgggctcccggagttctgggccaggccggcctctCTGGACTCCCATCCATGGCCCAGCCTTGGAGGTTGACAGAACAAAAGGGCCACATGAGCCCCCAGGGTACGGGTGCCCAtcctggggaccagagtccaGGAGGGCACACTCCTTACAACCATTGCACATGCTGGCCTCACTAGGACTCTGGACTTGGGGTGTGCATCCGCACTGGTCCAGACAGAGGATCCAGTGGGGCGAGGACCCCAGCGTGAGTCGGgggcggtggggcgggggaggccaAGGTCACAGCTCTGGGTAGGGGACGCTGCCCAtggtcctctccttcctcccacctggCTCCAGCCCCAGCACTCAGCCGGCCTCATGTCTGCAGAATCCTGCTCTTAGCTAACTGCCAAGAAAGGTGTTAGCTGTCAATGCAGGTGTTAGCTGTCAACGAAGGTGTTAGCTGATAACTCCAGTGTTAGCTGATAAGCCATAACCCTCCCAGGGGGATTCACATTTTAATAGACTCACTCCTGAAGGAGGAAAGAACCTTTGGCATTCAAAGAAGGGGCTCGAATGGTGGGATGATAGGCGGTGAGCTTCATATTGGGGTGTGTGGCTCTGCTGGTGAGACCAGGGTGGGTGCAGCACCCCAGGAGTGTAGGTCTTTGGTGAGGGAGGCCCTGTGCGTGTCTGGCCCGGAGACGGTGGGGGCTGGGGATGGAGTATGAGTATGAGGAATTGCGCAGGCACCGATTGCCTGCAAAGGAGTAAGCTCCTCACCCGGGGAGGAGATCAAGCAGAGAATGAGGCCgaggggaggaggctgcaggaggagTTCCATGCCAAGTCAGGATGTGTGGAGGAGGGAGCAGCCTGTCTGGAGGGGGCTCGCAGGGCTCACCTGcctgccctgctgcccctgccctcagGCATCCGGCTCCTGATCCCGTGAGAGCAGAGTTACTCGGGAGCCTGCGGTGCCGGTAGTAGTTGCGTGTGCCCTGTTGGTAGGACGCAGGCCCCCCACTACGGGAGGGCTGCGGGGCTTGTGGCTCTCCACTCTAAGGCCCTGTGGTTTCCCCATTAAAGCACAGCTTTTTGCAGTGGTGAGGCCTCCTCAGACTCTGGGCAGGCCTGGGGCCTCAGGGGCTCTGGGAGCCTGGGCAGGGGGGCCTGTGCAGGGCACGGGGTCTGAGCCATAGTGCCTCCCTTCCCGCAGCCTGGGAGGGCCCTCGGAAGAGCCGCTGCAGAAACTGCTGGAGCCCAGCATCTGTGTGAGCTCAGCCGGCCTCTCTCCCAGCCTGGCCTGTGGGCTGGTGAGGCAGGGGACAGGCCAGGGACAGTGCTGGGACTGACAAGGATGGTGGGCAGGCTtggggtgggggcgaggggcTCGCTAGAGTACTGAGAAGGTATCTGCAGGCATGAGTGTCCATCTCGGGAGGGCTTCAGGTGGGCCTTGGTCGTGACCCAGCTAACCTCGAGCGGCTGGTGTGGGCATGTCAGCTTGGACGTCTGAGCGCTGGGCAGGGTGGCCTGGGCATCTGCAGGGGAGCTTTCTCAGTGTGGAGCACGTAACTCCCCCGGCAGGTTTTACTGCAGTCGTCTCCATGTGGCAGATGCAGCAGGGATCACAGCACCTGAGTTTTCAGGAATGACAACGTGTCCTAGGCCCGGCGCAGGGCCCTCCCGAGGACTAATCGCAGGGGCCAGCCTGGCTCCAGCCCGAGCCGCAGCCTCGCAGGGCCCTCTGCCTGTTAACCACCTTCTcctctgcccacagggagccagctgcTGGCCTGGGTGCTGTGGCTGCAGGCGTGGCGGGTGGCAGCACCATGCCCAGGCGCCTGCGTCTGCTACAATGAGCCCAAGGTGACGACGAGCTGTCCGCAGCAGGGCCTCCAGGCCGTGCCCACTGACATCCCAGCCTCCAGCCAGCGCGTCTTCCTGCACGGCAACCGCATCGTGCACGTGCCGGCCGCCGGCTTCCGGGCCTGCCGCAACCTCACCATCCTGTGGCTGCATTCGAACGCGCTGGCCCGCATCGACGCTGCTGCCTTCACCGGCCTGGCCCTCCTCGAGCAGCTGGACCTCAGCGACAATGCGCAGCTGCGTGCCGTGGACCCCGCCACGTTCCGGGGTCTGAGCCGCCTGCACACGCTGCACCTGGACCGCTGCGGCCTGCGGGAGCTGGGCCCGGGCCTGTTCCGAGGCCTGGCCGCCCTGCAGTACCTCTACCTACAGGACAACGGGCTGCAGGCGCTGCCCGACGATGCCTTCCGCGACCTGGGCAACCTCACGCACCTCTTCCTGCACGGCAACCGCATCCCCAGCGTGCCCGAGCGCGCCTTCCGCGGCCTGCACAGCCTCGACCGCCTCCTTCTGCACCAGAACCGCGTGGCCCGTGTGCACCCGCATGCCTTCCGTGACCTCGGCCGCCTCATGACGCTCTACCTGTTCGCCAACAACCTGTCGGCGCTGCCTGCGGAGGTGCTGGCGCCCCTGCGTGCCCTGCAGTACCTGCGGCTCAACGACAACCCCTGGGTGTGCGACTGCCGGGCTCGGCCGCTCTGGGCCTGGCTGCGGCAGTTCCGCGGCTCCTCCTCCGAGCTGCCCTGCAGCCTGCCCCCGCGCCTGGCCGGCCGCGACCTCAAGCGCCTGGCGGCCACCGACCTGGAGGGCTGCGCCGCGGCCGCCGGGCCCTCGCGTCCCATCCGGACGGGCGGGCCGGCCGACGACGAGAGCCCGGGCCTCCCCAAGTGCTGCCAGCCGGACGCCGCAGACAAGGCCTCGGTGCTGGAGGCCGGGAGGCCGGCCTCGGCCGGAAATGCGCTCAAGGGACGCGCGCCGCCCGGCGACAGCCCCCCGGGCAACGGCTCTGGCCCCCGGCACATCAACGACTCCCCCTTCGGGACCCTGCCGGGCTCGGCGGAGCCCCCGCTGACCGGGCTGCGGCCCGAGGGCTCCGagcccccggggccgccccccACCGGCCCCCGCCGGAAGCCCGGCTGCTCCCGCAAGAACCGCACCCGCAGCCACTGCCGCCTGGGCCAGGcgagcggggcgggcggcggggcgggcgacGCCGAGGGCTCGGGCACCCTGCCCCGCCTGGCCCGCGGCCTGGCCCCGCTGGGCCTGGCGCTGCTGCTCTGGACGGTGCTCGGGCCCTGCTGACCCCGCCGCGGCCACGCGTGTACATAGGGGCCCCCCGACGGGCGCTGTCCGCCCGCCCCGTCTCCACCCCGTCATGTTTACAGGGTGCGGCGGCGTTTGTTCCAGAACGCCGCCTCCCACCCGGATCGCGGTATATAGagatatgcattttattttacttgtgtAAAAATATCGGACGACGTGGAATAAAGAGATCTTTTCGTAAGCTGTGGCCTCTCGGGCTGGGTGCTGTGGGCAGCGAGAGGCCCGCGGGCCCCGGGAAGCCCCGCGAGGGGAGGGAGCTGCCTGCCGCTGGGCCCCGTGGCACCCCCGGTGGTTACCGGGGCTgtgtcctgcccctgcccccctcgcCGGCCACGGAGACCCGTGTCATTCGGCAGGGCGCCTTGGCCACCTGTCCTTCCCGCTGGGCTGGTAGCGGCACCTGTCCGGGGAGGGCTGTGTGTCCGGCACAGACACACCGGGCTCACGGGAGCGGGTGGGGGCTGCCTTTGTGGGATGACTGCTCTGCAGTCCCCCGAGCTCCCAGCCTTCCTCTGGAGCCAGCCCACCCCCCAGCTGCTCTCCAGCTCCATGTGGGTTGGGGTGGTCCCAGGAGGACCATGTGTGGGTCGAAGGGTGGCCCTAAAGGAGAGCTGAGTGGGTGAGGCCAGGCTCCTCCCATCCGAGATCTAGAGGGGGTGGTGTGTACCCTCACACTGCGCGAGGTCTCATGCCTGACCTGCAGCCCTGCCTGCGTAGGTGTGCGCCCAGGCATGTGTGTGCTTACACCGTGCCACACCCTGAACACAGGCCACATGGGTCTGTGGACccctgcacacacatgtgcacacagcaCGTACACAGGCGGGGCAAGGaccacacgtgtgcacacacatgcatgcacacgtgtgcTTGCCAACACAGCGCACACAGCAGACAAAAATATGCGCGTGCACGTTCTCTCAAGGCCTGCATCCGTGAGGACTcaagaaacaaaagggaaagagaCCACATGGCCCATGGCTGAACTGAAGCTCCCCATCCCCTGGGGCAGGGGCCTTGGGGAGCAGGGCGAGGGAGGAAGCAcagagagttgggggagggagcGGGGTTGGGGGGAGCGATTCTGGTGGAACCAGATGGTGGTGGGGGCGGCCAGGGCTCCAGAAGcccaagggagggaggaggaggtgggactCGCTCAGCAACCAGGCTCCTGGCTCCCCTACCCAGCTCCTCAGTGCCCACGCTGTGGGCTCAggcccccccccaccctggggctcGGGGCGGAGTCCAGGGCCTCTTCTTGATCCTGGGCCCCCTGGCGCTGCCTGCCCCCCATGTGGGCCCTTGCAGCTTGTCCCTCTGCACAAAGGGTGCACGTCTAAGCTCAAAGACCCGATTGCCTTGCCCCAGGCTCAGAGGGGACAACTCGGGCAGGCCCTACAGGGCCAGGGACGCTACAGGCCCAAAGCTCCTGACCCAGGCCCTCTGGACTCAGGAGACCCTCTGGCTCCCCCTTGAAAGCCCTCACAGAGGCAGCCTGTGGGGTGTGCCTCGGCCCTATGCCTGGGTGCCCGCCATCAGTGCTCCCTGGCCCCTCGTCCCTGGGCCTCGGCGGGCACAGGTGGCATAGGATGAGTTTCTTTATCCGGTTTTCACCTGAGCAGACCCTGCCAGGCCCAAAATGCAGGATCTGGGAAAGAGGCGAGGCTCCGAGCTGAGGCTGAGGGGCTTTGGCACAGTGCGGTGGCCCTTGGGCTCCCACCACCGGCCTGGCAGCCAGGAGATGGCAGATGCCCATTTGCAAAGAGCTCTGCAAAGAGCAGACTGCCCACCTGAGCTCCTCAGCTTGCATGCCTCCAGGGACAAGGCACTCACTACCTATGTTGGGCCTGTTCCTCACTGAAAGACACCTCAAGGTGCCTTTAAG of Canis lupus baileyi chromosome 27, mCanLup2.hap1, whole genome shotgun sequence contains these proteins:
- the RTN4R gene encoding reticulon-4 receptor isoform X2 gives rise to the protein MKRASAGGSQLLAWVLWLQAWRVAAPCPGACVCYNEPKVTTSCPQQGLQAVPTDIPASSQRVFLHGNRIVHVPAAGFRACRNLTILWLHSNALARIDAAAFTGLALLEQLDLSDNAQLRAVDPATFRGLSRLHTLHLDRCGLRELGPGLFRGLAALQYLYLQDNGLQALPDDAFRDLGNLTHLFLHGNRIPSVPERAFRGLHSLDRLLLHQNRVARVHPHAFRDLGRLMTLYLFANNLSALPAEVLAPLRALQYLRLNDNPWVCDCRARPLWAWLRQFRGSSSELPCSLPPRLAGRDLKRLAATDLEGCAAAAGPSRPIRTGGPADDESPGLPKCCQPDAADKASVLEAGRPASAGNALKGRAPPGDSPPGNGSGPRHINDSPFGTLPGSAEPPLTGLRPEGSEPPGPPPTGPRRKPGCSRKNRTRSHCRLGQASGAGGGAGDAEGSGTLPRLARGLAPLGLALLLWTVLGPC
- the RTN4R gene encoding reticulon-4 receptor isoform X1, encoding MGSWGAGGESPAEGGGGQQPASPAALPLSSREPASVSLCGDSQPAGGPAVGTGPLLRSRMKGSQLLAWVLWLQAWRVAAPCPGACVCYNEPKVTTSCPQQGLQAVPTDIPASSQRVFLHGNRIVHVPAAGFRACRNLTILWLHSNALARIDAAAFTGLALLEQLDLSDNAQLRAVDPATFRGLSRLHTLHLDRCGLRELGPGLFRGLAALQYLYLQDNGLQALPDDAFRDLGNLTHLFLHGNRIPSVPERAFRGLHSLDRLLLHQNRVARVHPHAFRDLGRLMTLYLFANNLSALPAEVLAPLRALQYLRLNDNPWVCDCRARPLWAWLRQFRGSSSELPCSLPPRLAGRDLKRLAATDLEGCAAAAGPSRPIRTGGPADDESPGLPKCCQPDAADKASVLEAGRPASAGNALKGRAPPGDSPPGNGSGPRHINDSPFGTLPGSAEPPLTGLRPEGSEPPGPPPTGPRRKPGCSRKNRTRSHCRLGQASGAGGGAGDAEGSGTLPRLARGLAPLGLALLLWTVLGPC